In Triticum aestivum cultivar Chinese Spring chromosome 5B, IWGSC CS RefSeq v2.1, whole genome shotgun sequence, the following proteins share a genomic window:
- the LOC123116224 gene encoding uncharacterized protein, which yields MRDALLSQLHMDRLRQEIIVAELAKMERANALRAVAGGHQATSMPLDGVAAAEAVRSKPCPFSAEQLMALRAATPMPLLGLAATDAGRYGPLPFNSEQPMALRAIAGGQQTTPMPLHSVAAADARRSTPWPFSDEQPMALRAAAGGQQTTPMPLRGVAATDDGRSKPWPLSIEQLMALRAAAGSSQATPMPWHGVAATDAGLSKPWPFSSEQPVSLLAAAGGHQTTPMSLHGVGAADAGPSKPSPFSVQQLMALHAAADSDQATPMPMYGTAAADDGRSKPWPFSAEQPMALLTAAGGHQTTPMSLHGMATADAGLSKPSPFSVQQLMPLCAAAGSHQATQMPLHGVDAADAGWSKPLPFSAEQPMALRSAAGDHQAMPMPLHGAAAAAAATDAGRSKPCPLSAEKLMSLQNAEFDEHKLPDSNKAVPPSKTSLPGKSELTGITIPVKKLKPPKKWNCTVCQVQATCEKNLQMHYAEQKHLANVATLGPGTKPSDQKAKAAATAAAAQPSLGTEQRKTSSINWSCSTCQAHGTSKSTFDAHLQGKRHQQNIAEASVEGDGDGNGNGAPKNAAAAVEAKSDGITVPKRSEKPSPVWSCSICQTTCTCETDLKNHLKGARHREKVQSLLEESKNMARNPERNLKKNNAPQMAKNQGPHPAWNCGMCQAKCFSKSQFENHCSGSRHQQKIEAILGKRETAKASSSSTANELASDCKNASSEKAEKKATLYFCEVCNLLCGSSEMLVSHRYGKRHREKLRARK from the exons ATGAGGGATGCGCTGCTCTCGCAGCTCCACATGGACCGCCTTCGCCAGGAGATCATCGTGGCCGAGCTGGCCAAGATGGAGCGCGCCAATGCCCTGCGCGCCGTGGCCGGTGGCCACCAGGCCACCTCGATGCCATTGGACGGCGTGGCCGCAGCAGAAGCTGTACGGTCTAAGCCGTGTCCGTTCAGTGCGGAGCAGCTCATGGCCCTGCGCGCCGCCACGCCGATGCCATTGCTCGGCCTGGCCGCCACAGATGCTGGACGATATGGGCCTTTGCCGTTCAATAGCGAGCAGCCCATGGCCCTACGCGCTATTGCCGGTGGGCAACAGACTACACCGATGCCATTGCACAGTGTGGCCGCCGCGGATGCTAGACGGTCTACGCCGTGGCCGTTCAGTGACGAGCAGCCCAtggccctgcgcgccgccgccggtGGCCAACAGACCACGCCGATGCCATTGCGCGGCGTGGCTGCCACAGATGATGGACGGTCTAAGCCGTGGCCGTTAAGCATCGAGCAGCTCATGGCCCTGCGTGCTGCGGCCGGTAGCAGCCAGGCCACGCCGATGCCATGGCACGGCGTGGCCGCCACAGACGCTGGACTGTCTAAGCCATGGCCGTTCAGCTCCGAGCAGCCCGTGTCCCTGCTtgctgccgccggtggccaccagacCACCCCGATGTCATTGCACGGCGTGGGCGCCGCAGATGCTGGACCGTCTAAGCCGTCGCCGTTCAGTGTCCAGCAGCTCATGGCCCTGCACGCTGCGGCCGATAGCGACCAGGCCACTCCAATGCCGATGTACGGCACGGCTGCCGCAGATGATGGACGGTCTAAACCATGGCCGTTCAGTGCAGAGCAGCCCATGGCCCTGCTTACTGCGGCCGGTGGCCACCAGACCACCCCGATGTCATTGCACGGCATGGCCACCGCAGATGCTGGACTGTCTAAGCCGTCGCCGTTCAGTGTCCAGCAGCTCATGCCCCTGTGCGCTGCGGCTGGTAGCCACCAGGCCACGCAGATGCCATTGCACGGCGTGGATGCCGCAGATGCTGGATGGTCTAAGCCGTTGCCGTTCAGTGCCGAGCAGCCCATGGCCCTGCGCTCTGCAGCTGGTGACCACCAGGCCATGCCGATGCCATTgcacggagcggctgcggctgcggctgcaaCTGATGCTGGACGGTCTAAGCCGTGTCCGTTAAGCGCCGAGAAGCTCATGTCTCTACAGAATGCAGAGTTTGATGAGCATAAACTGCCTGACTCCAATAAG GCTGTTCCGCCGAGTAAGACGTCGCTTCCGGGGAAGTCGGAACTAACAGGAATAACCATTCCAGTTAAGAAGCTCAAACCACCCAAGAAATGGAACTGCACCGTCTGCCAGGTGCAAGCGACCTGTGAGAAGAACTTACAGATGCATTATGCTGAGCAGAAGCACTTGGCAAATGTAGCAACACTGGGCCCAGGAACCAAGCCAAGTGATCAGAAGGCgaaagcagcagcaacagcagcggcGGCACAACCTTCTCTTGGCACAGAGCAGAGGAAAACATCCTCGATAAACTGGAGTTGCAGTACCTGCCAGGCCCACGGTACATCCAAATCGACATTCGATGCGCACCTCCAAGGCAAAAGACACCAGCAGAACATCGCAGAAGCATCCGTAGAAGGCGATGGCGATGGCAATGGCAATGGCGCACCGAAGAACGCTGCGGCGGCGGTGGAAGCAAAATCGGATGGCATCACCGTGccgaagcgttcagagaagccatcacCGGTCTGGAGCTGCAGCATTTGCCAAACTACATGCACCTGCGAAACAGACTTGAAGAACCACCTGAAGGGCGCAAGACACCGAGAAAAGGTCCAGTCCCTGCTTGAAGAGAGCAAGAACATGGCAAGGAATCCTGAGAGAAACTTGAAGAAAAACAATGCACCACAAATGGCCAAGAATCAAGGACCACACCCGGCATGGAACTGCGGAATGTGCCAGGCCAAATGTTTCTCCAAATCTCAGTTTGAGAATCATTGCAGTGGCAGCAGGCACCAGCAGAAGATCGAGGCGATACTCGGCAAACGCGAGACCGCGAAAGCGAGCAGCTCGAGCACTGCAAATGAACTAGCTTCGGACTGCAAGAACGCAAGCTCAGAGAAGGCAGAGAAGAAAGCTACGCTGTACTTCTGCGAGGTCTGCAATTTGCTGTGTGGCAGCAGTGAGATGCTGGTAAGCCATCGTTATGGGAAGAGGCACCGGGAAAAGCTCAGGGCAAGGAAATGA